The genomic window GCGTACAAATCGTTCCTTCGCGTCTGCGCCGACGGCGCGCGGGACCGGGAGGAGATCGGCCGTGCGTAGGCGCGCCATCCCTTGGGGCCCTCGTCCCGCCGGTGACCCCTCCGGGAAAGAGGTACGCGTCGTCGTCGTCGACTCGGGCGTCAATCCGCGGCACTCCCATGTCGGAGGGAGGGTTGATGGGGCCAGCATCTACCGCGGCGAGGACGGCACCATCCATCGGGGACCGGACTATCGGGACACGACCGGCCACGGGACCGCCATCGCCGCGGTGATCCGTCACGTGGCGCCGGAGGCGGAACTTTTCATGCTCAAGATCTTCAACGGCGCGCTCGCCACGACCCCGGACGTCCTCGAGGGGGCCTTGGCATACGCCCTCCAGGCGGGAGCGCGGGTGGTGAACCTCAGCCTGGGGATGGAGGCGACTCCGAACGCTCCTGACCTGCGGGACCTTTGCCGCGATGCGGCACGGGAGGGGATCATCCTCGTGGCGTCCGCGCGGAACGGGTCGAACGGGACGAGCATTCCGGCCTCGTACGACGAGGTCATCGGAGTGAAGGGGGACGGCCGGCTGGGAGAGAACACGTTGATGTACCGCCCGGGCTGCCCGTGCGAATGTCTCGCCTCTCCGTGGCCCCGCTCCTTGCCGGGCCTCCCCCGGGAGAGGAATTTCCGCGGGAACAGCTTTGCCGCCGCGAGGGTCTCGGGTGCGATCGCGTGCCTGCTCGAAGCTTCTCCCGACGCCGGCTTGGAGACCTTGAGGG from bacterium includes these protein-coding regions:
- a CDS encoding S8 family serine peptidase, which produces MRRRAIPWGPRPAGDPSGKEVRVVVVDSGVNPRHSHVGGRVDGASIYRGEDGTIHRGPDYRDTTGHGTAIAAVIRHVAPEAELFMLKIFNGALATTPDVLEGALAYALQAGARVVNLSLGMEATPNAPDLRDLCRDAAREGIILVASARNGSNGTSIPASYDEVIGVKGDGRLGENTLMYRPGCPCECLASPWPRSLPGLPRERNFRGNSFAAARVSGAIACLLEASPDAGLETLREILRERYG